CGACAACGCATCTTTGAACCCCGTGAGTTCGGATTCGGCCTCCTCGTGGCCGGTGTACTCCACGGGACCGGTGACGACAGGGTGCATCGAGAGGTCGATGACGTCCGTCTTGAACGTCTCCTCGGCGTAGTCGGGGAACTCCTGGAGGTCTGCCCAGAGCTCCTGCTCGCGCTTGCCATCGATGCCGCTGAGTCGATCTGCGACGTACCAGTTGAACGAGACACGGGACTGTTCGCCGTTGTTGATGCTGTCGAGCCCGACCTCCACTTGACGCTCGACGACGTCGCGCGTAGCGTCTGCGACGACTGTGCTCCACTCCTCGAGGTCGACATTTTCGCCATCCTGGCGTTTCTTGAGGAGGTCGAGCAGTTCTGGCGGTCGGGGGAGGCTTCCAATGTGCGTCGTTTGGATTTGGCCGTTGTTCGCTGTCATTGAGTACTTGTGAGAGTAATAGACGCCTCATATAATATAACTCCTGGTATTCAAACTTCGATGCAGATTGCGCACTTCGGGCTTGACCTGAGACGGTTGACTCATCCAAATCTCACTATACACCGTTCCCAGGAGGCGTGCGCCGACCGGAGTGTTTCGTTGCTCTGGTCTACATCAGTAGTCTGGATGACGGAAACGTCGTGATCGGGTGTCGTGACTGCGCGCTCGAAGAATCATCTGCGAGTGTCCGACTAAATCACAGGAAGCCTCGAGGCGATTCCCAGGCCCTTACCTCGCTGTGGAGTGTCTTGGTTTGTGAATCAGGCCGTCCGGAACGCTCGCTGTCGTTCTTCGATTTCGGAGAGGATCATCGAGAGGACGTCTCGCCAGTCTCTTGGGTGTGATGTGTCTTCTCCGGGTGTCGGTGCGTTCGGTCCTGGATGTATGTTGTACGGAGGAACCCCACGACGAAACACGTCCGACTCTCAGCCCACAGGAGCAACCTCTTTGCCACCGGTATCGTCGACCAGAATCAGAAGTGGGATGGTGTTCCGGCAGGACAGACGGCACTGCCATATCTTTTTGCGGCTTCTGTGTATCGAATCGCTATGGAGTACACCACTTTCGGTCAGACCGGAACCACGGTAAGCGAGATCTGTCTCGGCTGCATGAGCTTCGGGACGAACGGGAACGAGTGGACACTCGATAGAGAAGAGAGCCGCGAACTCATCGAGCGAGCCATCGACCTCGGAATCAACTTCTTCGACACCGCGAACGTCTACTCTTACGGCGAGAGCGAGGAGATTCTAGGCGAGGTGCTGTCGGAGTACGACCGCGACGAGTTCGTCGTCGCGACCAAAGTGTACGGGCAGATGGACGAGGACGACCCGAACTCCGGCGGTCTCTCGCGGAAGACCATCGAACAGGAGTTGGAGAGCTCGCTTGACCGGTTGGGTATGGACACGGTGGACCTCTACCAAATTCACCGCTGGGACTATGACACGCCCATTGAGACAACGCTCCGCGCGTTGGACGACGTGGTCCGCCGCGGAAAAGTGCGTCACATCGGCGCATCTTCGATGTGGGCACACCAGTTCGCGGAGGCCCTCCACACGTCCGACGACCTCGGTCTGGAGCGGTTCGTCTCGATGCAGAACCTCTACAACCTCGCATACCGCGAGGAGGAGCGAGAGATGCTCCCGCTCTGTGAGAACGAGGATCTCGCGGTGATGCCGTGGAGTCCGCTGGCGGCCGGATTCCTCGCACGACCACACGAAGCGTTCGACGCAACGACGCGCGGCGAACACGAGTCGTCGCTCGGTCGCGGCTACACGAAGGGTGGCGGGCCCGAGGTAAACCAACGCGTACAGGAACTCGCCGAGGAAAAGGGCGTGAAGATGGCGCAAATAGCGCTCGCATGGCAGTTCCACAAAGAGTGGGTGACGACGCCCATCGTCGGAACATCGAGCATCGAACACCTCGAAGACGCGGTGGAAGCGCTCGACATCTCCCTGTCAGGTTCCGATATCGAGTACCTCGAAGAACCGTACGAGCCGATTCCGGTGTCGGGGCACGAGTAAACTCCAATTCGGTCGCGTAGCATTTCTCAGCTAACAATTACGATTGCAGACACCGAGTACCAGAGGTTATGGAGCTGTCTATCCAGTAGCGACGAATTAGCGGACAATCGCTGTCGATGGGATTCGTGACTCATCTGGCGGCAAAGGCTTGATGAGTCCCAAGTGTTATTCTTCGCAGTCGCTGATGCCAGATATGGAGCTTTCTGTCGTCGATTTATCGCCCGTTCCCCGTGATGGTACTGCGACTGATGCGTATGCGAATACTATTGAGACCGCTCAGCAGGCTGAGCGACTCGGATATTCTCGATTCTGGGTGGCCGAACATCACGGAATGGCAGATACCCTCGCGGGGACGACACCTGAGGTACTGCTTGGGCGTCTTGCTGGCGAGACCGAGTCGATTCGGCTTGGCTCTGGAGCGGTACTGTTGAATCACTATAGCCCGTTCAAGGTCGCCGAACAGTTCGGTGCGTTGGACGCGCTCGCGCCGGGGCGTATCGATGCCGGGCTCGGACGGGCAAACGGGTCACCGGCTGCCGACCAGGCGCTCGGAACCGACCGCTACGTCGAAAATCCCGACGAGGATCACACAGAGAAGATCGAGGCCGTCGTCAATCATCTCTATGAGGAGTATCCCGACGGACACCCTTACAGCAAGCTACAGATTCCGTCCTCGGGTGAAGACCGGCCGGTTCCGTGGGTACTCGGGTCGAGTCCGTCGAGTGCGGCGCTTGCAGGGAAGCTTGGGCTTCGGTACTGCTTTGCGGCGTTTATTCGACCACAGTTCGCCACCCAAGCGTTCGAGGAGTATCGCAGTCAGTTCACGCCGTCACGACTGGCCGGTAGTAGCGATGAACCACAGGGGATGATTGCGGTGAACGCAGTGTGTGCGCCGACCGATGAGGAGGCCGCACGGCTGCGAGCGGTGGCCGAGGCGTCGTTCCAGCGACTCCAACGTGGGGTCGTTGGCACGAGACCGTCGGTCGAAGAGGCCATCGACGAATTGGGTGGTGTTCCTGAGCCGACGCCCGCTACGCTGGATGCTGGGGAGTGGCCGCGAGCGATTTCTGGGAGCCCGGAAACCCTCGCGGGGCTTCTAGAGCAGCTATCGGACCGTGTCGGTGTCGACGAAGTGATGATTCAGCATGTCGTCGACGAACACGAAACCGGGCTTCGATCACACGAGCTCTTAGCTGAGGGCATCGGACTGAAACCCCGCATTCAAGCTTAGTCCCTACGAGTGGCACTCTCGGCGATGCTTCGGAGCGTTCAGTACGGATTTTATTACGCAGTGATACTGTCACCTCTCGACGGTCCTCTTCGTTGGTCAGGTGTTCGTAGTACTGTTGGGTGTGGTCACCGGTCAACTGTTGGCACCTGAACCCACTGAGGTTGACCAAAACCTTTACCACTTCCATTCCGGAAACGGTTCGCCGCCTTATCGATTACACCTACCATCATTCGCTGCAAACATCACTCTCGTCAGAAGACAACGTCATCTACTGGCACAGCCTGACACTGTCTTTTCGAAGCTGAGTAGACTGCTGCAATTTAGACGGGTCGAGACACCGAAACCAATTCGTTATCTGCTGTGGAGAAACAACTCGTATAGGATTTCTACATTAAAACATAACACCAGAGTTTAGAAACACATCAAATACTTTGATTTTCAAGCTCGATTTCTTCGGTCGATCCTCTCTATCCAGATTACAATCAAAGAACCGAAACCAATGTTAACATGTCTTGCGCCAATTCGCTCGAGATTGTAATCTATGTGGAGGAAACGAATCGGTGTCAGTTTGTTGAGGTAGAGTTGTCCGATCCGAATTCTTCGTCGGACGTGAGTTCATATACTGTGCCAATAAGCCAAAACTACACTATTTCGAAAAGATCGAAAACAAAAATATGTTGAACTCAATAGGAGTTGAAATCTTAGTTCGAACCGGAAACAAGATTCGGCCAGCGAGTGGCTACTCAGCCACGCGGTACTCGTGGTACTCGGATTCACAGGGCGGACCATCGGCAACCCGCATGCGTCGTTCGGTAAGATCGATAACGACGCTCGCGTTTGTGCGGAACCATCGGTGCTTTGGCAGGCTCTCGTCGGGATGTTTGCAGATACTCGCCGGATGACCGAAGTGATCTCGCAGCGCACCGACCATCTTCGCCTCATCTAAGACGTCGTGTCCCGAGAGGAGTCGCTTCAGTCGAGGTGCGCGACATAGCGTATGAGGATTCAACCGTTCGAGCATACTCTCTACGTCGTCTTGGGCCTCGAAGTGGTTGGCGTGGACGAGTAGGTGGTCAGTCGGATAGTGATAGTTGACGCTTCTAGGAGCAACTTCCACATCGAGCATTTCGCCAACGCTGTGGCCAATCATAAAGTTCGCCGAGCAGGTCCAGTCTTCGGTGATGAGCGGCCGAAGTGCCACATCGAGGCGGTCTGCCGAAAGGACTTTCCGACAGCGAACGTGAAACGGTGTCCGGTATGGATCGTCACCGTCGCGTGAACTCGCAAGGCCGTTTATAACCATCCCTATGCCCGCTTCGTTGACGCCGATTTTCCCGCCGACGATTCCTGCTTCTGAGAGTGCGATATGGTTTGGTCCGCCATCACGGCGAACGTCCATCATGAACAGCTCAAGCCCTGGGATGAAGTCCCAGTTCTGCCCTAAGTACGAGTGGTCGTTGTCAGTCCGCTCTGACTGAATGCCGAAACTCGTACAGCCGTCAGTGCCTGTCACATCCGGATCGTTGCTCTCCGAACCCGTGTTTTTCGAGGTATTCTTCGCTTGTCGAGCTGCAGCAGCGTATCGTATCTCATAGCGAGCGTTCAGAAGCACAATGTCTTCGAGCGGGAGTCCGCTTCCGTCCGCAATGGCTCGCATTTCGGTGGCATAGGCTTCATCACAAGATTCGATAAGCGATAGATAGCGGTCAGTTCGCTCGCGCAGAGCGGTCTCGTCGAGCCCCAACTTCGAGAATCGGTCGACATATGTCTCGACGTTAGCTTGAATCTCGTTGCGTAGTTCCTCTCCGTGCGTGATACCTCGGTCATGCGGGCCCCCGGAGAGTTCGAGTCGTCGTAGCATGATACGTTCTCTCGCGCGCGAGTATTTGGCTGTTCGGGCTATCTCAAACAGAGATTGAGCTCCGGTCACCTCACCGTGACCCACTCGCCGGATTCGGCTGACTCATACACCGCATCCAGCACCCGAAGTACGACCATCGCATCCTGCAGTGAGGCAGGGACTTCAACATCTCTGGAGGTACGAGCAGTGAGGAACTGCTGCATGAATTCGAGCCCGAATCCACCACCATATCCTGGTATTGGATTGTAGTCATACGTGATGAACCGTCGAGGTGCGGTTCGATATGACGATTTACTCGATTCGAGCTCGAGCGTCGTCTTGTCGTCGAAGCCGAAGAAATCCCCAATGGGATCCCATGCTGCGGTGCCGTCCATCCCATCGATTTTAATCGACGTATCGTACCGGTCCGAGCGAAGGTAGTATCCACACTGGAGCGTACCGAGTGCACCAGAGGCTAACTCGAATTGTACGATGGCACCGTCTTCGACCTCCGTCTCCGGATGCGTCGTCGTAGTCTTGGCGCTGACAGCGACTATTGGGTCATCAAGGAGCCATGGAAGGAGGTCTATCCAGTGAATGCCGAGCCACTGAACGATGCCACCGCCGCTTGCGTGACGGTCGAACAGATAGTGATCGACGTCACGATACTGGAGACTGGAGGCAACGAAACGAGCATCGACGGACCGCAGCGTACCAAAGAAGCCGTCATCGTTTCGTTTCTGTAATTCCTGTGAGACTGGATGGCTTCGCCACGGGTAGGAGACGGCCACCGTCGACTCGGATGCGTCGACGGTTTTGATGAGTGGCTCTAACTCTGATGTCGTCCGTGCAACCGGTTTCTCGGTATAAACGTCGACCCCGTGTTGAACCGCGGTTTCGACGACACGAGGTGTGTCTCGATTCGAGAGTGATACCCAGAGCACATCGGGTCGCTCATTTTCGAGTAGTTGTGTGACAGTATCGTAACTCGGCACGTGAGCTACTGCCTCAACCGACGTGACGTCAAATGTCTCATCAGGTTCACAGACACAAGTGACGTCGACCGGGAGTTCAGCGAGGCTCTGAAGGTATGGTTCGGCGTGGTGGTGGTTTAGTCCGACGTATCCAACAGTTGGGGCTGTCATCTCAGTCGAACTCCGGGATGACCTCCTCACCAAAGCGTTCCAGACAGTGGAGTGCCGACTCCTGTGGCTGCCCTGGGAACTGACATCGGATGAGGACGTGGTCTACCCCCAGTTCCTCGTATTCACGGAGTTGCTCGACACACTGCTCTGGGGTTCCGATAACGAACTTCTCGTCAAGTTCCTCGTAGTCGATTTCGATCTCGTGTTCGTCAAGGTAGGTCTGTCCCCATCGCGCGTAGAGTTGATAGAGGTTCAGGAGGTATGGCTCGATGCTTTCGCGTGCTTCCTCAACGGAATCGGCGACGAAGCAGTCACGCATCAAGATGACGTCGTTTTCCTCGCGGCTCATGTCGAACTCATCAAGTGCGTCCTCGTAGACGTCGATTTGTGCCTCAAGATCTTCCGTGGTTGACGAGGCGCTTGCAATCCAGGCGTCTCCACGATAGGCGGCGCGTTTGATCGCAATATCAGCGTGACCACCGATCCAGATTGGGAGATTGTCCGGACGAGGACTGATGAAGATATCCTCGAATGTCCAGAAATCACCGTCATGAGTGATCTCGTCTTCGGTCCAGAGCCGCTTAAGGAGGGTGAGCGACTCGATGAACATCTTCACACGATCATCCATGTCGACCCCAAACGGCGTGAGTTCACGTTCCCGATAGCCCAGTGCTGCCCCGAAGGACATCCTCCCGCCGGAGATCTGGTCTATCATCGCTACTTGTTCGGACAGATGGAGAGGGTTGTATAGCGCAGGAAGCATCGCAGCCGTCCCAAGTTCGAGAGTCTCGGTTTCGGCGGCAATCGCAGCAAGCATCGTCAGCGGCTCGACGAACCCTTCTTCGTGCACGTGGCGTTCGCCGACCGTCGCCGAATCGAAGCCGACTGATTCCATCAGCTTGACCTGTTCGAGCAGGTCGGTTGCAGCGAACGACCCCTCTTCCTCGTAGTACTGATTGAGGAAAACACCGAATTTCATGTCTGTTCCTTTGTTGATTTTGCCCGCGGAACTTCCGTCTGCATGGTAATACTACTCGACACAGACTTGTGTGTCGTGAACACACGTCATATAGTTTCCGCCATCGCTGTTCTGTGCTCGTGTTTAGCGGTAGTATGTCGACG
The sequence above is drawn from the Haloprofundus salinisoli genome and encodes:
- a CDS encoding aldo/keto reductase, with amino-acid sequence MEYTTFGQTGTTVSEICLGCMSFGTNGNEWTLDREESRELIERAIDLGINFFDTANVYSYGESEEILGEVLSEYDRDEFVVATKVYGQMDEDDPNSGGLSRKTIEQELESSLDRLGMDTVDLYQIHRWDYDTPIETTLRALDDVVRRGKVRHIGASSMWAHQFAEALHTSDDLGLERFVSMQNLYNLAYREEEREMLPLCENEDLAVMPWSPLAAGFLARPHEAFDATTRGEHESSLGRGYTKGGGPEVNQRVQELAEEKGVKMAQIALAWQFHKEWVTTPIVGTSSIEHLEDAVEALDISLSGSDIEYLEEPYEPIPVSGHE
- a CDS encoding LLM class flavin-dependent oxidoreductase, coding for MELSVVDLSPVPRDGTATDAYANTIETAQQAERLGYSRFWVAEHHGMADTLAGTTPEVLLGRLAGETESIRLGSGAVLLNHYSPFKVAEQFGALDALAPGRIDAGLGRANGSPAADQALGTDRYVENPDEDHTEKIEAVVNHLYEEYPDGHPYSKLQIPSSGEDRPVPWVLGSSPSSAALAGKLGLRYCFAAFIRPQFATQAFEEYRSQFTPSRLAGSSDEPQGMIAVNAVCAPTDEEAARLRAVAEASFQRLQRGVVGTRPSVEEAIDELGGVPEPTPATLDAGEWPRAISGSPETLAGLLEQLSDRVGVDEVMIQHVVDEHETGLRSHELLAEGIGLKPRIQA
- a CDS encoding C45 family autoproteolytic acyltransferase/hydolase, which encodes MLRRLELSGGPHDRGITHGEELRNEIQANVETYVDRFSKLGLDETALRERTDRYLSLIESCDEAYATEMRAIADGSGLPLEDIVLLNARYEIRYAAAARQAKNTSKNTGSESNDPDVTGTDGCTSFGIQSERTDNDHSYLGQNWDFIPGLELFMMDVRRDGGPNHIALSEAGIVGGKIGVNEAGIGMVINGLASSRDGDDPYRTPFHVRCRKVLSADRLDVALRPLITEDWTCSANFMIGHSVGEMLDVEVAPRSVNYHYPTDHLLVHANHFEAQDDVESMLERLNPHTLCRAPRLKRLLSGHDVLDEAKMVGALRDHFGHPASICKHPDESLPKHRWFRTNASVVIDLTERRMRVADGPPCESEYHEYRVAE
- a CDS encoding Gfo/Idh/MocA family protein produces the protein MTAPTVGYVGLNHHHAEPYLQSLAELPVDVTCVCEPDETFDVTSVEAVAHVPSYDTVTQLLENERPDVLWVSLSNRDTPRVVETAVQHGVDVYTEKPVARTTSELEPLIKTVDASESTVAVSYPWRSHPVSQELQKRNDDGFFGTLRSVDARFVASSLQYRDVDHYLFDRHASGGGIVQWLGIHWIDLLPWLLDDPIVAVSAKTTTTHPETEVEDGAIVQFELASGALGTLQCGYYLRSDRYDTSIKIDGMDGTAAWDPIGDFFGFDDKTTLELESSKSSYRTAPRRFITYDYNPIPGYGGGFGLEFMQQFLTARTSRDVEVPASLQDAMVVLRVLDAVYESAESGEWVTVR
- a CDS encoding LLM class flavin-dependent oxidoreductase — its product is MKFGVFLNQYYEEEGSFAATDLLEQVKLMESVGFDSATVGERHVHEEGFVEPLTMLAAIAAETETLELGTAAMLPALYNPLHLSEQVAMIDQISGGRMSFGAALGYRERELTPFGVDMDDRVKMFIESLTLLKRLWTEDEITHDGDFWTFEDIFISPRPDNLPIWIGGHADIAIKRAAYRGDAWIASASSTTEDLEAQIDVYEDALDEFDMSREENDVILMRDCFVADSVEEARESIEPYLLNLYQLYARWGQTYLDEHEIEIDYEELDEKFVIGTPEQCVEQLREYEELGVDHVLIRCQFPGQPQESALHCLERFGEEVIPEFD